One Megalobrama amblycephala isolate DHTTF-2021 linkage group LG15, ASM1881202v1, whole genome shotgun sequence genomic window, GCATCTATTGAGGAACATCTCCATCTAGTGGATAATCTAGGTGACACCGTGAACCGGTTCAGATAATGAGCTAGTCTATTATGAAATCTGAAGGTTGTGTATTTAATGCTGATGAATTTTTTGGTACCTTCTGGTCGAGCTTTGGGTTTCTGTAATCCACCATCCTGCATGAGctcaaaagcaaatgtgacattaTGTACCTACAAGACAGAAAAACAACTCTAGCAATTCTTTTCCATAGCTAGTAATTAGTACAAACCAGTTTTTGAATGCTAGAAATAGAAATGCTCAGGTAATTTGTCAGTTTAATGCTATAAGAATTCTAGAACCATCATATTATCAGACTTCATGAGTCCACAACAAACCATATCAGAACCGAATTAGACTCATGTGGACTCGTTGAGACTGATGCGGTCTGATAATGGTGTGATGTCATCTGAAGAGTATTCATGAAATCTGATAAGGTCTGATGTGGACTTGTTGAGGCTTATGTGGTCTGATATCATGTGACGTCGTTTGATGTAGTCTGATGTGGATTCATGAAGTCTGACAGGTCTGATGCAGACCTCATCAAACCGCATCAGACCCTTTCAGTCTAATCAAGCACCATTATACTTCATTAGACCCTAACAACAGAACAAATCAGTCCTCTTTAGACCGCATCAGACCTCAGCAGTCCACATTAGACCAGCCTACAGCACGCTTACCTTTTGTTCGAAGCTTTCTGGCGTGAGGTAGAAGTTGTACAGGGGAACAAAGTAATTTTCCAACAGTCCCATCAGCAACACCAGATAGACACCATCTgcaaacttcacacacacatcaagagattttgatttactcaccctcgagccaacctaggtgtatatgactatcttctttcagactaacacaatcagagatatatttaaaaatatgcttgctctccatccatcataaaagtaatccatatggctgcaggggtttaataaaggccttctgaagagaagctattggtttttgtaagaaaaatatccatatttaaaactttataaactatgataactagcttccggcagacagACGTACGCATTGATTTGTGGAGGAAGAGAAACCCCTGACCCGATGCATGACGTAATGACGAACGCagaagcacagaggatagagcaaaacaaaacaccggtcacgtgTCATACATCAGGTCAGGGGTTGCTAATATGGCGCAAGTCGTTTTGCGCAGTATGTGTACGGTCGTCCGCCGAAAGCCAGTTATTTGGATTTATAAATTTttaaatgtggatatttttcttacaaaaacgcatcgcctcgcttcagaaggactttattaacgccctggagccgtatggattagttttataatggatggatacatttttTGGGGCTTCACAATCTAGCCCCCCCTTTACTACCAttgtaaagcttggaagagcaaggatatttttaaattgatctctgattgtgttcttCTGAGAAGATGGCCCGAGGGTGAGAAAATCCTGgtataatttttgggtgaactatccctttaagagatgaTGTTTATACCTGTGATTCCAGTTCTGTAACCTCCAGGTTCAATTTGTTCAAGTGTTTATTCACAAATGTGATCAGcgactgaaaaaacaaacattaaatgttaattttggaTAATCAGCACCATTACACAGAACTTCTCGTCCCGTCCGGAATAGCTTCTTACCGTTTTCACTACGTTCAGTTTGTCAGGTGCGTGATCCAATAAGGTGTCAAAAGCATCACGTTCTGCAAATGACAATACAAAGAAACTTTTTGGGactaataaaaatagaaaataaaaataaaaaactttttggGACTCaaaatccagctaaaaccagctccTGGTGTTATCTGATTATATGGTTTCTACCTCAGGTCAGGTCGTTTCTACATTTAGCTGGTCTAGATGGTTTATTTTCACCTTGGTCAAGCAGATCAGGGCTTGTAAACCACCTTGAACCAGCTACAATGTgcaaaaaaaagctaatttgaCCTCTTTAAACTGGTATGCCTTGGATTTTCCAGCAAAGTATTAAAAAGGAAAACATGAAAATTGTGTGTGAAAATACCCACCTGACCTTCCGATCATCATTCTGTTGGAAACAGTGAAAACAAAGCAAACATCAGATCACacgctcaaataaaaaaaaaattcatgttatAACCATCTTTCATCACTAGATGGCCACATTGAAGCTTACTCTGTTGTGGTGCTTGTGAGTTGTTTGGTCACATGAGCAGTCTGCAGGATTCCCTCTTTTTTCTgagacaaaaacaaacctgtgtatTAGGCTAAAGGCATTTGaaggcactttcactttcacactTTACTGAAGTCGTCATACCTTGACCACGATCACCTGGACGGACACATGCTCAGGTAAGCGGATGGGAGCTGCGTAATACATGGCCAGCGCCAGCAGCAGGTACACGATGGACACCAGGTTCTTCGAGTGGATGGCTGAGGAAGAGACACAGACATAATCAACaatacatttctttatttttgttaatgtatttaaagATGATCTAAATTGACCATTTTTTCAGCACTCACAGTCGACACTCCACTCTGTGTTCCACTCCAGCGGTCTGAGAACTCCATTAACGGCTTCCAGAACCGTCTGCAGCTTCTGCTTCTGTCCGATCTCTGACTGCGTCACCTCCGCCACATTCAGCTTATAACCCGACAGCTTCTCTGAAGGAGGCGACCCACACATAGAACATCCTCACTAGTACCACACTGAAAACTTTTGGTACCATAACAAAAATCCaaaacagcagagaatcataaATGTAAAGTTCTTGTCTTGGTCTTACCGAAAAGTTTCTGCAGGACCTGTCCATCATACAGATCTTCTTCAAGGTCTTTTACGATGATTCGGTCCTCCTCCAGTTCACTGTTGATCCAGTCAATGAGAACCTGAGAGAAAGAGTTTATTAAAAGGTCAGTGAGTAGAATGGTAATTATGCAACGTCGGTGTGGCTTAGAAGTGTTGTGCcataaatgacggaaaattccatggtggggaaagagttaactACATGTTAacatacaatataataataaatacatacaataattaaagggttagttcacccaaaaaattcaaattctgtcatttattacgtacacccgtaagaccttcgttaatcttcagaacacaaattaagatattttagttgaaatccgatagctccgtgaggcctccatagggagcaatggacacttcctctctcaagattcataaaggtactaaaaacatatttaaataagttcatgtgagtacagtggttcaatattaatattataaagcgacgagaatatttttggtgcgccaaacaaaacaaaataacgacttatttagtgatggccgatttcaaaacactgcttcatgaagcatcggagcaaaaatgaatcagtgtgtcgaatcatgattcagatcgcgtgtcaaactgccaacggctgaaatcacgtgactttggcgctccgaacagcagattcgacacactgattcatctgtgctccgatgcttcctgaagcagtgttttgaaatcggccatcactaaataagtcgttatttagttttttttggtgctccaaaaatattctcatcactttataatattaacattgaaccactgtactcacatgaacagattaaaatatgtttttagtaactttatggatcttgagagaggaagtgtccattgctccctatggaggcctcacggagctatcggatttcaactaaaatatcttaatttgtgttctgaagattaatgaaggtcttacgggtgtggaacggcatgagggtaagtaataaatgacagaattttcattttgtatgTACTTACTATATGGCTAGGGTTAAAGGGGATCTATTTTccccctttttcacaagatgtaatacaagtctctgCTGCTCCCGcctcctttccagaagagggcggagctttaacagctcgtgcttcggttgctcaacaacaacaaaggtggagaatctcacgcagccaaaatgaggattgtcacgATGCTCAGCCTTACATTGATTGGCctcactgttactgacaatcgtcattttggctgtgtgagattctccagctttgttgttgttgttgagcaaccgaagcgtgagctgttaaagctccgccctcttctggaaaggaggcgggagcagcagctcatttgcatttaaaggaacacacacaaaaacaatgtgtttttgctcacacccaaataggggcaaatttgacaaactataataaatgatctgtgggggattttgagctgaaacttcacagacacattctggggacaccacagacttatattacatcttttaaagggggcattataggtccgcTTTAAAACAGCACTGGCTTGAGGGGTTTGAAGTAATAGCTAAAACTTAATCTCAAATTTACAGTCCCACTGGTGTTATTGTCTTTATCTACCATTTCTGTTCTTCTCATTGCATAATCTATTCAGAGATGTTAGTGTAAACAGTCCGAAAATGTGTTTTCTACCTTCTGCAGGTCTTTGAAATTGAGGTCTTCTCTGGACATGGGGTCTAGAATGGTCCTTTCTGCATTTTCCTCTGCAAAAATCAAGGATGAAAGTAGATCATAAACACAGTGTTTTTGCAGACGATTATGTTGGACCATCCTCTAGAACTGTCTTGGGTGTGGATGAATTTCTCCAGCTGTGTGACTCAGAAATCAGGGTGAGTAAGAGACAAGGAGGAAACGAGAAGTGTCCCCCACACCCAACACCACCACAAAATAGGGGTTAAGAGTTCTTAGTAATGTATTGCTCAAGTGCCAGCTTTGTCTCAGAAGCTTTCTCCTGAAATTCTTAAATAGgataataaaaacacacacagatgagTCAATAGTGCTGAGttaattacatatttttgtagGTCAAAAGCTGGAAacaagcattttagcacttccatTGTCCTAATGACAATGGGCTATTTGAATAGGTTGACATGTAtgactttaaaaaatacagcaatAATACCccaattgtgattttttttaagcttaTACTCATTCATATACTTCATATACTCAGTCACTTGTACAGTCTCATTATGTTTATATTCGTGCTCTTGGAAACTATAATAACTCAAACTTTCAAATGGTTGAAAATGGTTTGGAGTGAGAATTATGAAAGGGGGGGGGGAAACCTATCAGCTGGTAAtattattaaaggttaaaatgaacAACTCATTCTTATACAATtaatataatgtgttttttataataatgttataatattttttaatgatataggccaagagtaaaaatataataaatatataaaaaagtgcatgtatttagcaaaatgctcctctctttAGTTATTTTTTCTAGCTAACTAGCATGCTATATGGTCACTAAATGGctttcacaagctgttttattcacATCTTTCCATGGTTGGAACACTCATTGAACAactacatgagacatgatacataGTACATTtcagtactgtatctttcagcataccttctgatgttcattcatgtttatttggtgcTATAACTAGTAATAAAGAGGAAGACAGAGATCTGTTTGAATTTTTAACTCACACTAACACATACATACgaaaaccaggaagtaaccgtgcatATGGTTAAATGTGCGGTCTCACGCTGAATGCATTGAGTGGGTTGGCAGCCCTGATGAAAGAATTGTTAGAAGCTTATGGTGGTGATGTTGAAGTCATGTGACCATGGTGAAGTTCACtttagatttttatttctgccgattgcatttcaaaatacaaaaattttCGAAATACAAAAGTTGTGTTaatttttgattattatcatgatgaagaaaaaaaacgttTGTTGATctacaataatccaaaagccagtGTGAAAAGTCATATTGGGTTTTTGTTGGGGAAACCAGGCTTACAAAAATGCGCCATTGCTGCAGCACTCTATTTCTCCATATTACATTGGGTTTGATGGATGAAAAGGAGCAATATGTTACCAAGCAGTGTGTCCTCTGGGAGCAGCTCCGGGCCGGCGTGCAGGAGGGGGGCGTTGATGGCGTTCTTACCCTCTTCATGAAGGTCACTCACTAAGGAAACAAAAAGAGAATAATAAAGCATCATATTTTCTAAGacatgtaccatggtaatattataaaagtACCTTGGAGTACCATGTAAACACCATAGTatatgaatacagtaataatatgGTAAATATCAAGGTACTATGGTACACAGTTTCAAGAAAATATCAACGGCTAATATCATGTAACTCTCTGCTGTTTCTAGATCAGTAGATCGTTGCAGTCTTAATTAACTGATTAGTGTGCAGTAATTAATCAGCTGATTCATGAGTGACTCATTCTCTTCCTCCATCAGGTAATTAcagtttgtgtataaaatgAGCAGTAACCGACATCTCGATCCTATGGAGAACAGCTTCAGTTTAGTGCACTTCCTCTACAATGGAAACAGAGTTCCTCCTGTATGAAACCACACTCACActaacacatacatacattaatGTTTGAATATTTAGTCTAAAgagaaggttttttttaaagaaaataatagttttattcagcagggatgcattaaatggatcaaaagtttctgtaaattaaaaaaaaaatgtatatttcaattaaaagctgttcttttgaactttctattcatcaaagaatcctgaaaaaaagtatgacATTTTCCACAAGAATATTAAGAAGCTTGTTTTCAACatgtttgagcagcaaatcagcatattagaatgatttctgaaggatcatgtgacactgaagactggagcaatgatgctgaaaatccagctttgatcacagaaataaattctattttaaaatatagtaaaatagaattcaaataatatttcacaatattactattttactacatttttgatcaaataaatgcagccttagtaaGCTGAAGGCACTTTTAAGGAAGGTAGGGAAAAAAACTGAAActcaacttttgaacagtagaaGATATTGAAGATATTTGAGTATTTTAATACTGGCGAATGAGAGTAAAACCATAGATATGTATACATAGATGCCACATTCGACCACTCTAGACACGTCGGCGCCCCGCCATATTGGAACGGTTAG contains:
- the parvb gene encoding beta-parvin isoform X1, with the protein product MAANPTRPSGQPGKVKKDESLLGKLGGTLVRKKKLKEVSDLHEEGKNAINAPLLHAGPELLPEDTLLEENAERTILDPMSREDLNFKDLQKVLIDWINSELEEDRIIVKDLEEDLYDGQVLQKLFEKLSGYKLNVAEVTQSEIGQKQKLQTVLEAVNGVLRPLEWNTEWSVDSIHSKNLVSIVYLLLALAMYYAAPIRLPEHVSVQVIVVKKKEGILQTAHVTKQLTSTTTEMMIGRSERDAFDTLLDHAPDKLNVVKTSLITFVNKHLNKLNLEVTELESQFADGVYLVLLMGLLENYFVPLYNFYLTPESFEQKVHNVTFAFELMQDGGLQKPKARPEDVVNLNLKSTLRVLYNLFTNYKNSD
- the parvb gene encoding beta-parvin isoform X2, with the translated sequence MAGLLCGTKRRKQVSDLHEEGKNAINAPLLHAGPELLPEDTLLEENAERTILDPMSREDLNFKDLQKVLIDWINSELEEDRIIVKDLEEDLYDGQVLQKLFEKLSGYKLNVAEVTQSEIGQKQKLQTVLEAVNGVLRPLEWNTEWSVDSIHSKNLVSIVYLLLALAMYYAAPIRLPEHVSVQVIVVKKKEGILQTAHVTKQLTSTTTEMMIGRSERDAFDTLLDHAPDKLNVVKTSLITFVNKHLNKLNLEVTELESQFADGVYLVLLMGLLENYFVPLYNFYLTPESFEQKVHNVTFAFELMQDGGLQKPKARPEDVVNLNLKSTLRVLYNLFTNYKNSD
- the parvb gene encoding beta-parvin isoform X3, which gives rise to MDSMSDLHEEGKNAINAPLLHAGPELLPEDTLLEENAERTILDPMSREDLNFKDLQKVLIDWINSELEEDRIIVKDLEEDLYDGQVLQKLFEKLSGYKLNVAEVTQSEIGQKQKLQTVLEAVNGVLRPLEWNTEWSVDSIHSKNLVSIVYLLLALAMYYAAPIRLPEHVSVQVIVVKKKEGILQTAHVTKQLTSTTTEMMIGRSERDAFDTLLDHAPDKLNVVKTSLITFVNKHLNKLNLEVTELESQFADGVYLVLLMGLLENYFVPLYNFYLTPESFEQKVHNVTFAFELMQDGGLQKPKARPEDVVNLNLKSTLRVLYNLFTNYKNSD